TGAAGCAGTCTGACTTGCCCAGAATAAAAGCTGATAACGCCAATTTGTGTTTTGGGATTGACTTTATGATGAGTGCTTAAATAGGCAATGAATTTTGTAATTAAGTTTGCTTCAGCCTGATTACAGAAACTAGTCCCATCAAGACTCTCTTGGCCGATTGTTTGTATAAATGCATAGGGCTGATGACTCTGTGAGGTTAAAGTTGGAAAAGGGGATTGGCGAGTTCTGATATTCGGGCCATCCATAATTTGATTCTGGTAAAACTGTAAAGATGGCCAGTGCCTTATCGCAGAATGCATCCGGTATTGGGTATCTAACATATGAAAAGGTTGTTTGCAGTCTTCGAGTAGCCTATACATCATCGAACGCCCGTATTCTTTTTCTTCAGCTAGTTGAGAAATTACTGTGGCAGGCAATTGTTTTGTGTCACCTACTAAGAGGCATTTGCTTGGTTGTAGAACTAACGGTATTAATGTCTCTGCTTCGATACTTTGTCCTGCCTCGTCAACAATTAATATATCTATCTTTTTAGTCTGGCGCATTTGTTTTCGACCTATGACAGATAATGTGGAGAATAGAACCTCGGCATTCCCCAGCAATTTTTCCTCAAGGTCTTTTTCGCTGGTAATAGCAGCGATAAGATTAGTCCAGGATTGTTGTGCATTTGCATGATATTGAAGATAATTCTGATATTTGTAGTCTACATTGGCCTCTTCATTTGTCATTGTGCCAAGCGATTCCCAGAAGCTAGTGTTTTCTCGCTCAAGGTATTGAAAATAGGTTTCAGATGCCTGTAATGCTGCATTTAATTGCCATGAGAATTGAGTGATTTTATAGATTTCGAGTAAGCGCAATAATTCTTTTTTTGTGTTTGAAAATTGACGAGATTCTTGATCGAAAGAAATGACTATTTGAGTTTCATCTTTTTTACGAATTTGTTTTACATAACCCTCAGGTTTTTTGGCATACACTTTAAGGTCTTGTGCAAGTTTTAGTAATCGTTTTACCCATGTATGAAGGAATATAGGAGTCAGCGAATCAGGTAGTTTCGACTCTACACCGGCTAAAATAATTGCGATCTTCTCATTTTGATATTTTTGATAGAAGCGTTCTGCGATAACTTGAACAGCTTTATTAGAAGGAGCGCATATTAAAACCCTTTTATTCTGTTTGACGAGTCTCTGAATTAATTCAACGATTGTGCTTGTTTTGCCAGTCCCTGGTGGTCCTTGAAGCAGGTATATTCCATTTGCAGCATTTGTAAAACCATCTATTGCTTTGAATTGAGAATCATTGAGGGTGGTTTGGTTTAATGTCATAATTTCAGGTATTCGAGGGATTCTTCCCTGGATGATTTGAGGGAGAAAGGTTACTTCTGGCTTGATGCAGCATACTTCATACATTCTTTCATGGGATAGAACTGAACCTAAAACAAATACGGTCCATTTAGCATCTTTGACAAAAGCCTCTTTGTAGCTATATCGAGTATTTTCATCGGCTATGAATTTAATGGTAGTTTTTTTATTTTGATTGCCGAAGCCTTGTTGACTCGCCAAGCCCAAAATTTTCACGCCCCTGTTTGTAGAGGGGCTCAAAATTACCGCAACGCGAGATTTTCCCTCGACATCTTTCAAAAGGTCTTGATCAACGTCCATTCTGCTAGGGTTGTCGACATCCCTTGAATGTTTTACGTCACGAGTCAGTGTGAATCTATATTTAGTTACGGAAGTCTCAAATCCTGATGCTATAGTGGCTCTTGCATCTTCTAAAATATAAGGTTTGAAATCTTCATAATATTCTTCTTTAACTGTTGATGAAAATTCTTCATAGCTGCTGGGAAGTTGTTCGGTACTACGAAGTAATCTTAGCCTGTTATTTACAATATCGTCTATGCTCCATTTGAGTACAATTCCGTTGAAGATATATGATCCACTGTTGTGATGATCATCTTGGTCTGTATCAACTTTTTTGGGGTTTGTGATAAGGTCTCCACGCGTTGCGATAGAGGTGGCTTCGTCAGAATCATTATATCCATAATCGTCGCCATCACTATTGCCATAATAAGTATTGCTTCTAGTTTGGCCATAGTAATTTGAATAACCATCATCTCCGTATTCATAGTCACTGTACATTGTCATTCCTTGATTGTATGTCGTAAATGATTCTAATAAAGATATGTTAATATCAAATTGTGTATATCATTGTGTCCACAAAAAAGTCAACATTTTGTTGACACGTATTTTAACTTGTAAATTTTTAATATTATATGGGCTGAGTTTCGTATCTAAAATTAATAACTATTTAACTGTAAATTTTTAGAAAAAAACTAGAGTGCGTGCGTTATAAAACGACATATCGATTTTTTTAAAATATGAGTGACTATCATTTTGAGAAAAGAGATGTGTGATTTTAAAATTTCGGATGCTCTGTGATTTCGGTTTTACATATTATTTAGCACATTCAACTGAGAATAATTTCTGATCCTCTAAACGCATAGCCGTTAGTTGATTGCCCCAGACGCAGCCTGTGTCGAGAGCGAAGAGATTGGGTTGGTTAGTTTTTCCCATCAATGCTGCCCAGTGGCCGAAAATGAGACGGTCTTGTGGATCACGTTTGTTGGGAAGTTGAAACCAGGGAATTAAATGGGGAGTTTGTGTTTCTGCGGGACCTTTGACATCAAGAATGAGTTTGCCGGAAGGATCGCAAAAACGCATTCTCGTAAAAGCATTGATGATGTAACGCAATCTATCCCAGCCTTGTAGTGAAGGTGACCAAGTGTCAGGTTCGTTTCCGTACATGTGTTCTAATAAAAGTCCTGCTTGATCGCTTTGTAAAATTTGACATACTTCTTCTGCGTTTTTTTGTGCTTCACTGAGTGACCATTGCGGGGGAATCCCTGCATGAGTCATGGTGTATTTTAGTTGTGAATCATGATGCAGCAGAGGGCGATTGCGAAGCCAATGAATTAATTCATCACGATCAGGCGCGTTTAAAATTTCATCGAGATTATGTTGTACTGGATAAACTCGTGTGGCTAGAGCGAGTGCGAGCAGATGCAAGTCATGATTTCCGAGTACACAAATTACACGAGGAAATCGACTGACAAGGCGTAGTGTATTGAGAGAATCGGGTCCCCGATTCACGAGATCTCCGGTGAACCATAATATATCATCACTAGAATCGTAATTTATTTTGGCTAACAATGCTTCGAGTGCAGCGTAGCAACCTTGCAAGTCTCCAATTGCATAATGTGACATTCTGTACCTTCATTTTAGACGATGGATGAGCACTCAGTATTTGTGCTTATCCGTGAAACACTCAATCACCAGATCACTGATCATGATTGTTATTTTCAGAGACTATATTACTGATTGCCACAAAATCAGCAACCGATAATTGTTCCGGTCTTAATTGAGAATCTATATTAATAATAGACCACTGATCTTGTGACACTAAAGTGGATAATGATTTTCGCAGCGTTTTACGTCGCTGCCCAAAAGCGGTGGTTACAATTTTTCTTAACATCGGAAGACTCTTGGCGATATGAGGGCATTCTTTGTGGGGGATCAATCGCACAACTGCTGAATCAACTTGTGGTGGTGGTGTAAATGCTCCTGGAGCCACAGTGAATAATTTTTTCACTTGGCAAAAATATTGAACCATTACAGACAAGCGCCCATAGATTTTAGTCCCCGGATGCGCAGATAGGCGATCGACAACTTCTTTTTGCAGCATAAAATGCATATCTTTGATGCAATTTAATTGTTCAAGTAAATGAAAAATTAACGGTGTGGAAATATTATAAGGGAGATTTCCAACAATACGAAGAGGATGGTCTTTACCCAAAGAGGCTAAAGAAAAAGTTAAGGCGTCTTGTTCGTGAATCACTAAGTGTCCGTATTGTTCTGAAGAGGTTTTTAATTTGGGGATGATGTCCCGATCAATTTCAACAGCATCCATTGATGAAACAAGAGGTAGTAATGCGTGAGTAAGTGCTCCTAAACCAGGACCAATTTCCACTAGATGATCATTGCGTTGTGGATCGATAGCAGCAACAATTTTAGTGATGATGTGAGTATCATGCAAAAAATGCTGACCAAATCTCTTTCGTGGCTGGTGTTGTGTCACGGTAAATTAAAGTGAAATTTTCACGTAAGCAGAATCGCGCAATTGCTGCAACCACACTTGAAGCTGTTCGTTGAATTTTTGATGATAAATTAGATTTTTCACCGATTGTTCTGTCATTTTGGTTGGATCGTTGTGCACGTCCACGAGTTTTAAAATGTGGAAACCATTGGGTGCTTGAATGGGGCCTGCTATCTGATCAATTTTCAGAGTGCTTAATTGTTTTGCAAAGAGTGTTGGTAAGTCAGCAGCTTTCCGCCATCCTAAATCTCCTCCGCCCAACGCATTAGGTCCGGTTGCATTACTTCTTGCAATCTCTTCTAAATTAGCGCCCCCTTTAAGCTGAGCTACTATTTTTTTTGCTCTTTCTGAAGCGGCTTGTATTTGTTGTTTTGTTGCAGATTCGGAAAGTGGGACTAGGAGATGTAGTAAATGATATTCGCTACTGCCCGGCTTTTTATTTTTTTGGCTTCGAAGATATTCAGAAACTTCGTTGTCTGTAATAGTGATTTTAGAGCCGATTGCAGATTGTTGTAATCGAGAAACAATCATTTGATCGTTAATTCTCTTTCGAAAAGTTGGATAATCAATGCCGTCATGTTCAACCGATTTTTTGAGCTGATCTACCGTAATATGATGTTCATTAGCCATATCTTGAATAGCTTTGTTGACATCTTCACTACTTACTTCCATGTTGTTGCGTTTTGCAATTTGAAGTTGTACCGCTTCTAAAATTAATCGATCAAGAACTTCTTTGCGTAGGGCAGATCCTGCTGGAATGGGTTTGTTGCTAATTTTTAGTTGCTCTATAGCGGCCTTATAGGCTAACGCGAGTTCTGAGTTGGTAATGACGCTATCGTTGACAACCGCAACGACTCTATCGAGAGGTTGAGTGCTTTCTGGTTTGGCGTACGCCCCTGCATTCGCCATGATGGCGATGCTCAAAATTGTTATTAACCAATGCGCTTTCATAATTGGACCTCTATATGGTGTTAACTGTTGATTCTCATCGATTGGGCTGTGTTTTGTCAATGTTAAAACCAGTCTTTAAAACCGGGTAGGCGATCTCGTAAAATGCTGTTGGGGTTGCTGCTGCCTACTGTTGTAAGGCCTTTAAGATTTATTTGGATATAGTAGCGATTATCGAACATTGTATTTTCTGTTAAGCTTTGATCGATCATCGTGTGACTTACAATAGCTCGCAGAGCAAAACAGCAGCTCTGATATTCAAGTCCGGCAAGAATAAATTGCGGATGGCTGTGACTAAGATTGTAGTTCCAATTTGCGAGTGCATGCCATCGTTCTGTAATAGGAAGGGCAAACGCAATATCTAATCGACTTAAATCTTGACTGCGGGCACCTGTTTTTCTGTCTCCATCTCGAACGTAATCGTATCCGAGTGAAAATAATCGATTTTCTTTGCTTTGATAATGTAAATGAGTATTCGTGGTTGTCATTCGTTGATCGCTCGGATCCCAAACGACATTTGCAACAGCATACCATGCATTATTGAAGTGGTAATTAACTGCCCCAATGAGTGGCGAGGTGTGATTATTAAAGAGAGGATCGTTTCTGCAGTCAGGTGTTAAACATACTTTGCGATCTTGAAAATACCATTGAGTTGCTAATGTGGCGCTTAACCGTTCATCGCCATTGCCCTGGTCGAGAAAACGTGACGTTAGTGCAAACGTCAGTTGATTAGCATCATTAATTCGATCAATACCTGAAAAACGATTTGGAATAAATAATTGTTGATAAGTAAATGTCGGTAAGTCAGTGTCAAAAAGTGGAATATTATTTTGGTTAGTGTATGGAATATAAAGATAATAGGCGCGAGGTTCTAGTGTTTGAGTAAATTGTTGATTCCCAATTGTATGAGTTCGTTCAAAAAATATTCCTGTATCAATGGTTGTAATAGGTAATAAGCGAGTAATATCTTTGTTAGAATTTTGTTGAAGCTCATCTGATTGATCATGTAACCAATACGCAGTGCCTTCTAGATCGAGGCGAGGTGTAAAATAGGCATACGCTGTTTTTAAGGGTAATTCGAGGCCTGGAGCAACATCCAATCGTTGGCCAGTGATAACTTGATTGTGAGTCATGAAGTCGCGACGATGATCAAAATAAATAAATTCAGAATTTAACCAAGTGTGAGGATAATTTTGCCCAAATAACCAATCGCCGTGCAAATTTAATTGTGGTAAGCGGGCATACTGATCTTTTGCGCTAGAATCTAATGGGTGAAGTGTTTGATGTAATTGTAGACGGCTCAGAAAATCCCAGTGATTATCGGAGTACGTGAAATTTGCTTGATTCAATAATTGATCGCTATTTTTATCGCTGGGATTATGTCCGAAATCTTGTAGGTAGTAGTCGTCTGTGACAAAATTAATGATGACTGAAGACTCAATATTTGAAGAATATTCGTAGGTATTTTGTAAGGCTAGTTTTAATCGATTATTAGAATCATTTGCAAGTGTATGCAAGAAATGCTTTGTAACATCATCATCCGGTGAGCTAAGTTTTTCGTTTTTCATAGCGGCAAAAACATTGTCGTTGGGTAAAAAACTAGCCTGCATGAATCCTTCGCTGTGAGGAAATAAATAACGAATATTTCCGTTTA
This genomic stretch from Gammaproteobacteria bacterium harbors:
- a CDS encoding AAA family ATPase, which codes for MYSDYEYGDDGYSNYYGQTRSNTYYGNSDGDDYGYNDSDEATSIATRGDLITNPKKVDTDQDDHHNSGSYIFNGIVLKWSIDDIVNNRLRLLRSTEQLPSSYEEFSSTVKEEYYEDFKPYILEDARATIASGFETSVTKYRFTLTRDVKHSRDVDNPSRMDVDQDLLKDVEGKSRVAVILSPSTNRGVKILGLASQQGFGNQNKKTTIKFIADENTRYSYKEAFVKDAKWTVFVLGSVLSHERMYEVCCIKPEVTFLPQIIQGRIPRIPEIMTLNQTTLNDSQFKAIDGFTNAANGIYLLQGPPGTGKTSTIVELIQRLVKQNKRVLICAPSNKAVQVIAERFYQKYQNEKIAIILAGVESKLPDSLTPIFLHTWVKRLLKLAQDLKVYAKKPEGYVKQIRKKDETQIVISFDQESRQFSNTKKELLRLLEIYKITQFSWQLNAALQASETYFQYLERENTSFWESLGTMTNEEANVDYKYQNYLQYHANAQQSWTNLIAAITSEKDLEEKLLGNAEVLFSTLSVIGRKQMRQTKKIDILIVDEAGQSIEAETLIPLVLQPSKCLLVGDTKQLPATVISQLAEEKEYGRSMMYRLLEDCKQPFHMLDTQYRMHSAIRHWPSLQFYQNQIMDGPNIRTRQSPFPTLTSQSHQPYAFIQTIGQESLDGTSFCNQAEANLITKFIAYLSTHHKVNPKTQIGVISFYSGQVRLLQQRLAKQYSVKVNTVDGFQGDENEIIIISFVRSNPKNSVGFLRDFRRLNVAITRGKHAVIMFGDVKTLQADRNLRSLLQHLERQHLIFSQAEFEESLQPEQKKEKPAKQLTDKSDDKKPTSSQSQPPNYKTILCKNFKAGGCKKGDKCTYAHGENELIKLKKSDKTQKTNPEKPQASATADAPKKAVKADKKPSKEAEKQSMQPDKFKTAPCKNFKVGKCTFGDKCNFAHGKDQLVKPQKSKTDSTVKSTDDKTEDRNDKASSTTQPVRTSKAYTPATVITAQNTPNTKTATAEKAQDIAPAIVTTLTKQSEKKPPAKPAPDPYSLLKKYSTIDEIVSTVPPTVATTSAKQSEKQPATKPALDPYSRLQKYNTLDEVVLAVPPTSVTTTSKQYDKTPDAKPAPDPYSLLQKYGTKSSGSTTSKPPEKSSAYKITSSEIPAASTPPRPALPPVVSADRPFAQKKSTMVCRFFANGKCPSGEKCEMRHGETASQLFK
- a CDS encoding symmetrical bis(5'-nucleosyl)-tetraphosphatase, translated to MSHYAIGDLQGCYAALEALLAKINYDSSDDILWFTGDLVNRGPDSLNTLRLVSRFPRVICVLGNHDLHLLALALATRVYPVQHNLDEILNAPDRDELIHWLRNRPLLHHDSQLKYTMTHAGIPPQWSLSEAQKNAEEVCQILQSDQAGLLLEHMYGNEPDTWSPSLQGWDRLRYIINAFTRMRFCDPSGKLILDVKGPAETQTPHLIPWFQLPNKRDPQDRLIFGHWAALMGKTNQPNLFALDTGCVWGNQLTAMRLEDQKLFSVECAK
- the rsmA gene encoding 16S rRNA (adenine(1518)-N(6)/adenine(1519)-N(6))-dimethyltransferase RsmA; the encoded protein is MTQHQPRKRFGQHFLHDTHIITKIVAAIDPQRNDHLVEIGPGLGALTHALLPLVSSMDAVEIDRDIIPKLKTSSEQYGHLVIHEQDALTFSLASLGKDHPLRIVGNLPYNISTPLIFHLLEQLNCIKDMHFMLQKEVVDRLSAHPGTKIYGRLSVMVQYFCQVKKLFTVAPGAFTPPPQVDSAVVRLIPHKECPHIAKSLPMLRKIVTTAFGQRRKTLRKSLSTLVSQDQWSIINIDSQLRPEQLSVADFVAISNIVSENNNHDQ
- a CDS encoding peptidylprolyl isomerase, with the translated sequence MKAHWLITILSIAIMANAGAYAKPESTQPLDRVVAVVNDSVITNSELALAYKAAIEQLKISNKPIPAGSALRKEVLDRLILEAVQLQIAKRNNMEVSSEDVNKAIQDMANEHHITVDQLKKSVEHDGIDYPTFRKRINDQMIVSRLQQSAIGSKITITDNEVSEYLRSQKNKKPGSSEYHLLHLLVPLSESATKQQIQAASERAKKIVAQLKGGANLEEIARSNATGPNALGGGDLGWRKAADLPTLFAKQLSTLKIDQIAGPIQAPNGFHILKLVDVHNDPTKMTEQSVKNLIYHQKFNEQLQVWLQQLRDSAYVKISL
- the lptD gene encoding LPS assembly protein LptD gives rise to the protein DRIELKGNVRYFEQKQELAGQRVLMKPAQQETTLWDGAYRINRDAHPRPLTAWGTAKQAKNLPNELQIQQATYSTCPLCTKPLWKLRASQLDLQKDTGVGVAKHVSLNIKNVPVLYLPYLSFPIDKRRKSGFLLPTPGHNEKDGFILEMPYYCNLAPNYDATFTPIWYSNRGIQLNGNIRYLFPHSEGFMQASFLPNDNVFAAMKNEKLSSPDDDVTKHFLHTLANDSNNRLKLALQNTYEYSSNIESSVIINFVTDDYYLQDFGHNPSDKNSDQLLNQANFTYSDNHWDFLSRLQLHQTLHPLDSSAKDQYARLPQLNLHGDWLFGQNYPHTWLNSEFIYFDHRRDFMTHNQVITGQRLDVAPGLELPLKTAYAYFTPRLDLEGTAYWLHDQSDELQQNSNKDITRLLPITTIDTGIFFERTHTIGNQQFTQTLEPRAYYLYIPYTNQNNIPLFDTDLPTFTYQQLFIPNRFSGIDRINDANQLTFALTSRFLDQGNGDERLSATLATQWYFQDRKVCLTPDCRNDPLFNNHTSPLIGAVNYHFNNAWYAVANVVWDPSDQRMTTTNTHLHYQSKENRLFSLGYDYVRDGDRKTGARSQDLSRLDIAFALPITERWHALANWNYNLSHSHPQFILAGLEYQSCCFALRAIVSHTMIDQSLTENTMFDNRYYIQINLKGLTTVGSSNPNSILRDRLPGFKDWF